From a single Labrenzia sp. PHM005 genomic region:
- the glk gene encoding glucokinase yields MTLQDQNPFSYPVLVADIGGTNARFAMVDNATAPTRMCAKTATADHADISAAIRETVLAEAEKKPRTAIIAVAGPVTGNTIPLTNAAWIIEPLKMIAELGVEQVIVLNDFEAQALALPGYQGADVEQVGQGSLRADATKFVLGPGTGLGAAAMIFAADTWIPVPGEGGHVELGPVTPEDFEIWPHIARRNGRIGAEEILSGTGLPKLAQAVSAWMDADRDFGTPASITKAADENDAVAVKTLEVFARALGRVAGDFALTTLARGGVYLTGGITPRIPRFLTDGNFRAAFEAKAPHEALMNKIPTFIVRHPDPALEGLASYARAPEQFAVDRRGREWTTNPAQQPA; encoded by the coding sequence ATGACTCTCCAAGACCAAAACCCGTTCTCCTATCCAGTTCTGGTGGCCGATATTGGCGGTACCAATGCGCGTTTTGCGATGGTGGACAACGCAACGGCCCCGACCCGCATGTGTGCAAAAACGGCGACTGCAGATCATGCGGATATCTCCGCGGCCATTCGGGAAACGGTTTTGGCGGAAGCCGAAAAGAAACCAAGAACAGCAATCATTGCCGTTGCAGGCCCGGTCACTGGCAATACGATTCCGCTGACCAATGCCGCCTGGATAATCGAACCCTTGAAAATGATTGCGGAACTCGGCGTCGAACAGGTCATCGTGCTGAACGACTTTGAGGCGCAGGCCCTCGCGCTCCCTGGTTATCAAGGTGCCGATGTCGAGCAGGTCGGCCAAGGGTCACTGCGTGCAGATGCCACCAAATTTGTGCTCGGACCAGGCACAGGCCTTGGCGCTGCAGCGATGATCTTTGCAGCCGACACCTGGATACCGGTTCCAGGGGAAGGTGGCCATGTAGAACTCGGCCCAGTCACACCTGAGGACTTTGAAATCTGGCCGCACATAGCGCGCCGCAATGGCCGGATTGGCGCCGAAGAGATTTTGAGCGGCACTGGCCTGCCAAAACTTGCTCAAGCTGTGTCAGCTTGGATGGACGCTGACCGCGATTTTGGAACACCAGCCAGCATCACCAAAGCTGCAGACGAAAACGACGCTGTTGCTGTGAAAACACTGGAAGTGTTCGCCCGGGCACTCGGCAGAGTCGCAGGTGATTTTGCCCTGACCACTCTCGCGCGCGGTGGGGTATATTTAACCGGCGGCATCACACCGCGGATACCACGGTTTCTAACAGATGGAAATTTCAGAGCGGCCTTTGAGGCGAAGGCACCTCATGAAGCCTTAATGAACAAAATTCCGACCTTTATTGTACGCCACCCTGATCCGGCGCTTGAAGGTCTTGCTTCCTATGCCAGAGCGCCGGAGCAATTCGCTGTCGACCGGCGCGGCCGTGAATGGACCACCAACCCGGCTCAACAACCTGCCTAA
- a CDS encoding DUF1194 domain-containing protein, which produces MRLEKTRHCAHNVGRILPFLCVAFALAMPAQARDYLPSKLFAKQYTYNPANEVDVELVLAVDISQSMDTEEQEIQRAGYVSALTSQEFLDAIQVGPIGKIAITYMEWGGVDEHFVVADWTIVQDATSASHFASKISEAPLRQVQRTSIASALEKSVWMVQHNEYQGLRQVIDISGDGPNNQGGSVTEMRDRMVQAGVTINGLPLMMKSNKNTWQAMLNLDHYYEDCVIGGPGSFAIPVRSKEGFADAIRMKLVMEIAGISMPEPDNYFQKVAMREPVRCNLFD; this is translated from the coding sequence ATGCGTCTCGAAAAAACTAGACACTGTGCACATAACGTCGGCAGAATACTGCCCTTCCTTTGCGTGGCCTTCGCTTTAGCCATGCCAGCTCAAGCCCGGGATTACCTCCCGTCAAAGCTGTTTGCGAAACAGTACACCTATAATCCCGCCAACGAGGTTGATGTGGAATTGGTGCTTGCTGTTGATATTTCCCAATCCATGGACACCGAAGAGCAGGAGATCCAGCGTGCTGGCTATGTCTCTGCACTCACGTCCCAAGAGTTTCTAGATGCGATCCAGGTAGGGCCGATTGGCAAGATAGCCATCACCTATATGGAGTGGGGCGGTGTGGACGAACACTTTGTCGTCGCCGACTGGACCATCGTCCAGGATGCCACTTCTGCATCTCATTTTGCTTCTAAGATATCTGAAGCCCCCCTTCGCCAGGTTCAAAGAACCTCAATCGCCTCCGCTCTGGAGAAATCCGTTTGGATGGTTCAGCACAACGAATACCAAGGCCTGCGCCAGGTGATCGATATCTCTGGCGACGGCCCGAACAACCAAGGTGGCTCCGTGACAGAAATGCGTGACCGTATGGTGCAAGCCGGTGTCACGATCAACGGCCTGCCGCTGATGATGAAGTCGAACAAGAACACCTGGCAAGCCATGCTGAACCTTGATCACTACTACGAAGATTGTGTGATTGGCGGTCCTGGTTCTTTCGCGATCCCTGTCCGGTCCAAGGAAGGTTTCGCCGATGCCATTCGCATGAAACTGGTCATGGAAATTGCCGGGATCTCAATGCCGGAACCGGATAACTACTTCCAAAAAGTCGCCATGCGCGAACCGGTCCGCTGCAACCTGTTTGACTAA
- a CDS encoding methylglyoxal synthase has protein sequence MPAIPTLALVAHDAKKDAMVEFAKHHEEKLRGFDLVATGTTGGRILEACPNLNINRFKSGPLGGDQQIGAMIAEGRLHGLIFFVDPLSPMPHDVDVKALMRLAVVYDMPMALNPSTAAILLRSSRLTGLTTTSDTPEVSVAS, from the coding sequence ATGCCCGCAATCCCAACGCTTGCCCTGGTCGCTCACGATGCAAAAAAAGACGCCATGGTCGAGTTTGCTAAGCATCATGAGGAAAAGCTACGTGGGTTCGATCTGGTCGCGACCGGCACAACAGGAGGCCGGATACTTGAGGCGTGTCCTAATCTGAATATCAATCGATTTAAGAGCGGACCTCTGGGCGGCGATCAGCAAATTGGCGCTATGATTGCCGAGGGCCGATTACATGGCCTTATCTTTTTTGTCGATCCTCTGTCGCCGATGCCTCATGACGTTGATGTCAAAGCTCTGATGCGCCTTGCGGTCGTCTACGATATGCCCATGGCCCTCAATCCATCGACTGCGGCGATCTTGTTGCGTTCATCCCGGCTCACCGGACTGACAACGACATCCGATACGCCTGAAGTGAGCGTTGCTTCTTAA
- a CDS encoding BMP family protein, whose amino-acid sequence MKKFLTIGTALAGLAISAVAASAADIKPAVLYDLGGRFDKSFNEAAYTGAEQFKTDYNIEYRDFEIQNDSQREQALRNFAKRGMNPIVAIGFSQANAVEKVAKEFPDLQFAIVDMVVDLPNVRSILFKEHEGSYIVGMLAAMASEADKVGFVGGMDIPLIRRFACGYKQGVLAAAPNAEVFENMTGTTGAAWNDPVKGGELAKSQFDRGADVVYHAAGGTGIGVLQAAADAGKLGIGVDSNQNGLHPGSVLTSMLKRVDIAVYQAFEDASNDAWSSGFEVLGLKEGGVDWALDDNNAELINDEMKAAVEQASAKIKSGEIVVHDYMSDQKCPS is encoded by the coding sequence GTGAAAAAGTTTCTTACCATTGGAACGGCTTTGGCCGGTCTGGCTATTTCGGCAGTTGCAGCTTCTGCGGCAGACATCAAACCGGCAGTGCTCTATGATCTGGGTGGCCGTTTCGATAAGTCTTTCAATGAAGCCGCCTACACTGGCGCGGAGCAATTCAAGACTGACTACAACATTGAATACCGCGACTTTGAAATCCAGAACGACAGCCAGCGTGAGCAGGCTCTGCGGAACTTTGCCAAGCGCGGCATGAACCCGATCGTTGCGATCGGTTTCTCGCAGGCGAATGCGGTTGAGAAAGTTGCCAAGGAATTCCCGGACCTTCAGTTCGCCATCGTTGACATGGTTGTCGATCTGCCGAACGTTCGCTCCATTCTCTTTAAAGAACACGAAGGTTCCTACATTGTCGGCATGCTGGCTGCTATGGCATCGGAAGCTGACAAGGTCGGTTTTGTTGGCGGCATGGACATCCCGCTGATCCGCCGTTTTGCTTGTGGTTACAAGCAGGGCGTCCTGGCTGCTGCACCCAACGCAGAAGTTTTCGAAAACATGACCGGTACTACCGGCGCTGCATGGAACGACCCGGTTAAGGGTGGCGAACTTGCGAAATCTCAGTTCGATCGCGGTGCAGACGTTGTTTACCACGCTGCGGGCGGCACCGGCATTGGTGTACTCCAAGCTGCAGCTGACGCTGGCAAACTCGGCATCGGCGTGGACAGCAACCAGAACGGTCTGCATCCGGGGTCCGTTTTGACCTCCATGCTCAAGCGCGTCGACATTGCTGTTTATCAGGCGTTTGAAGATGCTTCCAACGATGCCTGGTCTTCTGGCTTTGAGGTTCTTGGCCTGAAAGAGGGCGGCGTTGATTGGGCGCTCGACGACAACAATGCCGAACTCATCAATGATGAGATGAAAGCGGCAGTTGAGCAGGCATCCGCTAAGATCAAATCCGGCGAAATCGTGGTTCACGATTACATGTCCGATCAGAAGTGCCCATCTTAA
- a CDS encoding sugar-binding transcriptional regulator, protein MTVRDDDWASYMAIRAAWLSFVGGRTQGEIAVQLGVSPAKVHRLIAHAQKAGHVKFQIDGRPLECLQLEKELTAHFNLSNCIIAPELGGHDEDSALRAVSVSASQFLTGLLSGSGVKRLGVGMGRTLTASVEALPKIQRSDLEIMSICGSLTRTLAANPYDIIQKIQARTGGVGYYLPVPYFAENREEKAMFLTQRSVQDLMNRARQSDAFLIGIGSVENEGHLVQRGMISKQEQENLMSGGAVCDLMGRFLTIDGELAPDPLGDCAVGLHFDEVRGSRVIALVGGESKVDATLAALRTGVITDLVADETLAKALSAKVGLNLAQSA, encoded by the coding sequence ATGACGGTGCGGGACGACGATTGGGCCTCCTATATGGCGATCCGGGCTGCCTGGCTGTCATTTGTCGGCGGGCGCACCCAAGGAGAGATCGCGGTCCAGCTCGGTGTGTCGCCGGCCAAAGTCCACCGCCTGATTGCGCATGCCCAAAAGGCAGGTCACGTGAAGTTTCAAATTGATGGCCGGCCGCTTGAGTGTTTGCAGTTGGAGAAAGAGCTGACTGCACACTTTAATCTGTCCAATTGCATCATCGCGCCGGAGCTTGGCGGCCATGATGAAGACAGTGCCCTGCGCGCTGTATCTGTCTCAGCGTCTCAATTCCTCACCGGGCTGTTGAGTGGCTCGGGCGTCAAGCGTCTTGGCGTTGGTATGGGCCGTACATTGACCGCTTCCGTAGAGGCGTTGCCCAAAATCCAGCGCAGCGATCTGGAGATCATGTCGATCTGCGGGTCCTTGACCCGCACTCTGGCTGCGAACCCGTACGATATCATTCAAAAGATTCAAGCCCGTACCGGCGGTGTCGGTTATTACCTTCCTGTGCCTTATTTCGCTGAAAATCGGGAGGAAAAAGCCATGTTTCTCACGCAGCGCAGTGTCCAGGACCTTATGAACCGCGCGCGCCAGTCGGATGCTTTTCTGATTGGCATCGGCTCGGTCGAAAATGAAGGGCATTTGGTTCAGCGTGGAATGATCTCCAAGCAGGAACAAGAAAATCTAATGTCGGGTGGCGCCGTTTGTGATTTGATGGGGCGCTTTTTGACGATTGACGGAGAATTGGCTCCCGACCCGCTCGGAGATTGCGCGGTCGGCCTTCATTTCGATGAAGTGCGCGGGAGCCGGGTGATTGCGCTGGTAGGCGGCGAAAGCAAGGTGGATGCAACACTTGCTGCGCTGCGTACCGGTGTCATTACCGATCTAGTGGCGGATGAGACCCTTGCTAAGGCTCTCAGCGCCAAGGTCGGCTTAAACTTGGCACAGTCTGCATAA
- a CDS encoding DUF1186 domain-containing protein — MDRWNILEDLASRNAFPVETIPYCLNNPERSAAIFLPLLGKAASGRALEATEEKSLYLGIHLLAALRISAAFSPLLDLATKQPQLLFQILGEVGIATTLPRILMCLADGRDDALWQVVKRHELDFLIRDACLRAWTYEALNDRISAVAVTQALRAYLDEDDAPEPDDPIWSGWLIAIADLGHSELAPIAVRAIETGRILAEDGGRAENDVAGFKTALQETISATDLSAWLERRGYVPFGKGERDWGDCFLNAPQPPHVL; from the coding sequence ATGGACCGTTGGAACATTCTTGAAGATTTGGCGAGCCGAAACGCCTTTCCGGTAGAGACAATTCCATATTGTCTAAACAATCCCGAGAGGTCCGCAGCTATTTTCCTGCCGCTTCTGGGCAAGGCGGCTTCTGGGAGAGCATTGGAGGCGACCGAAGAAAAGTCGCTCTATCTCGGGATACATCTCCTCGCTGCTCTAAGGATTTCTGCCGCCTTCTCGCCCTTACTTGATCTGGCGACCAAACAGCCGCAACTGCTTTTTCAGATCCTTGGGGAAGTCGGCATTGCAACGACGCTCCCGCGTATTCTGATGTGCCTGGCAGACGGACGGGATGATGCCTTGTGGCAGGTGGTGAAACGCCATGAGCTCGACTTCCTGATTCGCGATGCGTGCTTACGAGCCTGGACATATGAAGCTTTGAACGACCGCATAAGTGCTGTTGCTGTAACGCAGGCACTTCGGGCCTACCTAGACGAGGACGATGCGCCTGAGCCTGACGATCCGATTTGGAGTGGCTGGCTGATCGCCATTGCAGATTTGGGACATTCCGAACTGGCACCAATCGCAGTGCGGGCAATTGAAACAGGCCGTATCCTTGCTGAGGATGGCGGCCGAGCGGAAAATGACGTCGCGGGTTTTAAGACTGCGTTGCAAGAAACAATATCGGCCACAGACCTTTCAGCTTGGCTTGAAAGGCGCGGTTACGTTCCCTTTGGAAAAGGGGAGCGTGACTGGGGCGATTGTTTCCTGAATGCACCCCAGCCGCCGCATGTGCTCTAA
- the hrpB gene encoding ATP-dependent helicase HrpB — protein MDHQPGSTTCLRSINVVKAKTFTTALPIDDVLPEVLEALETTVNAVLVAEPGAGKTTRVPLALLDADWRQDGKILVLEPRRLAARAAARRMASELGERAGETVGYRVRMESKVSSKTRIEVVTEGVFTRMILDDPELTGVAAILFDEFHERSLDGDLGLALSLEVQSALREDLRLMPMSATIDAAGISKLLGEAPVIMSKGRSFPVETRYLGRSQQERIEPQIARVVQQALREETGSILVFLPGQGEIKRTADLLSGKVPGNCQIAPLYGGLDSKTQDAAIRPASDGTRKIVLSSAVAQTSLTIEGVRVVIDSGQARVPRYEPQTGLTRLETVRVSRASADQRRGRAGRTEPGVCYRLWDEAQTISLPVAETPEILEADLTGLALDLAAWGTANPSSLIFPDPPPAAAWREATTLLTDLHALDGTGRLTPEGKALAKLPLHPRLAHMLIEGVTRDLGNTAALIALILSEPGLGGRNPDLRARLQALKNDKSQRAKDGRALATRWLKQAGGTGNAIDVEVAGVLLALAYPDRVAQARGQTGRFRLANGRGAELPVEHALSTAQFLTVAEVQGKAASGRIQLCAPIARTDIEDLFADDIVEEDEVQLTKDGNLKARRVTRYKAVELQAVTIAAPDPAAIERALLAEVKRRGVSRLPWSKDQERLRKRLAYARANGAEDLPDLSDTALNKDLDTWLGPFLAGMPNLSAIDAQVLGTALAARLPYDASEKINAIAPSHFTAPTGSKVPIDYGAAAGPTLSIRVQELFGLKDHPSVCNGQLPLLLELLSPAQRPIQITKDLPGFWAGSWADVKADMKGRYPKHPWPDDPTSAEATRRAKPRGT, from the coding sequence ATGGACCACCAACCCGGCTCAACAACCTGCCTAAGGTCAATAAACGTGGTCAAGGCAAAGACTTTCACGACCGCCCTTCCGATTGATGATGTGCTTCCAGAAGTTCTGGAAGCCCTCGAAACGACTGTGAATGCTGTTCTTGTGGCAGAACCGGGAGCGGGCAAGACCACCCGCGTTCCCTTGGCACTTCTCGATGCTGACTGGCGGCAGGACGGCAAAATCCTGGTTTTGGAGCCACGCCGTCTGGCCGCCCGGGCAGCCGCCCGCCGCATGGCAAGCGAGCTCGGCGAAAGAGCTGGCGAGACCGTCGGTTACCGCGTCCGCATGGAAAGTAAGGTCAGTTCAAAAACACGGATCGAGGTGGTAACGGAGGGTGTTTTCACCCGCATGATCCTGGATGACCCGGAACTCACAGGCGTTGCAGCCATCCTGTTCGATGAATTCCATGAACGGTCTCTTGATGGCGACCTTGGTCTGGCGTTGAGCCTGGAAGTGCAGTCTGCCTTGCGTGAAGATCTGCGCCTTATGCCCATGTCCGCCACCATTGATGCGGCCGGGATATCGAAACTACTCGGCGAAGCGCCTGTGATTATGAGCAAGGGTCGAAGTTTTCCAGTTGAAACCCGTTATCTCGGACGGTCCCAACAAGAGCGCATCGAACCGCAAATTGCGCGGGTCGTCCAGCAGGCCCTTCGCGAAGAAACCGGGTCCATCCTCGTATTCCTACCTGGCCAAGGTGAGATCAAACGGACGGCAGACCTTCTGTCCGGCAAAGTTCCCGGAAATTGTCAGATCGCTCCGCTTTATGGCGGTCTCGACAGCAAGACGCAGGATGCCGCCATCCGGCCCGCTTCCGACGGCACCAGAAAAATCGTCCTCTCAAGCGCGGTCGCACAAACGTCCCTGACCATCGAAGGCGTCCGGGTCGTTATCGACAGCGGGCAGGCCAGAGTGCCGAGATATGAACCACAAACCGGCCTGACACGGCTGGAAACCGTCAGAGTGTCTCGCGCTTCAGCCGACCAGCGCCGCGGCCGGGCTGGACGGACAGAGCCCGGTGTCTGTTACCGTCTTTGGGATGAAGCGCAAACCATCTCATTACCCGTTGCTGAAACGCCGGAAATTCTGGAAGCGGATTTGACCGGTTTGGCATTGGACCTTGCAGCCTGGGGAACGGCCAATCCGAGTTCGCTGATATTTCCGGACCCGCCCCCAGCTGCAGCTTGGCGCGAAGCAACAACACTGCTGACGGACCTCCATGCCCTCGATGGCACCGGCCGGTTGACGCCTGAAGGCAAAGCCCTAGCCAAACTGCCCTTACACCCGCGGCTGGCGCATATGTTGATCGAGGGCGTTACACGAGACTTGGGCAATACGGCTGCACTGATCGCGCTTATCCTTTCTGAACCCGGTCTAGGCGGCCGAAATCCAGATCTGCGGGCACGGCTTCAAGCCTTGAAGAACGACAAGAGCCAACGAGCCAAAGATGGCCGAGCTCTTGCCACCAGGTGGTTGAAACAGGCAGGCGGCACCGGCAACGCAATCGACGTGGAAGTGGCCGGCGTGTTGCTCGCTCTTGCGTATCCGGACCGGGTCGCGCAAGCCCGCGGGCAAACCGGCCGGTTCCGGCTGGCAAACGGCCGCGGCGCGGAGCTGCCTGTAGAACATGCCCTCTCCACAGCCCAATTTTTGACTGTTGCCGAAGTCCAGGGCAAAGCGGCAAGCGGGCGGATCCAGCTATGCGCACCAATCGCACGGACCGACATCGAAGACCTGTTTGCTGATGACATCGTCGAAGAAGACGAGGTTCAGCTTACCAAGGACGGCAATCTTAAAGCCCGCCGCGTAACACGCTATAAAGCAGTTGAACTGCAAGCCGTCACGATCGCTGCTCCGGATCCGGCCGCGATTGAAAGAGCACTGTTGGCCGAAGTGAAGCGCCGCGGTGTTTCACGACTCCCTTGGAGTAAGGATCAAGAGCGCTTGCGCAAGCGCCTAGCCTATGCCCGTGCCAATGGCGCCGAAGACTTGCCTGACTTGTCAGACACCGCCTTGAACAAGGATCTGGACACTTGGCTGGGCCCGTTTCTGGCAGGCATGCCAAACTTGTCCGCCATCGACGCTCAGGTGCTTGGAACTGCACTGGCCGCCCGACTCCCCTATGACGCTTCGGAGAAGATTAACGCCATTGCGCCCTCCCATTTCACCGCACCGACCGGCAGTAAAGTTCCGATCGATTACGGCGCAGCAGCCGGCCCCACCCTGTCGATCCGGGTTCAAGAACTTTTTGGCTTGAAAGACCATCCGTCCGTCTGCAATGGACAGCTGCCACTTCTCCTGGAGCTGTTGTCGCCGGCCCAGCGCCCGATCCAGATCACCAAGGACTTGCCTGGCTTCTGGGCCGGATCTTGGGCGGACGTTAAGGCAGACATGAAAGGCCGGTATCCCAAGCATCCTTGGCCGGACGACCCGACTTCGGCAGAGGCAACAAGACGGGCAAAACCTCGAGGCACCTAA